In the genome of Nitrospinota bacterium, the window GGAGGGCTCCTGCGACGGCCATTGTGATCCACAGTTTCATCGAACTCATCCCCGCCGGCCGGTCACTTCTTTCCAAGCATCGCCCCCAGGGCGTCTGAAAACTCCTGGGAGTCCACTTTGGTGCCGTAAATCTGCTTGGTAATCACTCCACCCTTGTCCACTACGGTGACCATGGTGATGTGGGACCATATGTCCTGCTCTGAAGGCAGGAACGAAAAGCCGAATGCCGCGGTAAGCTTGTCCACGCTCTCCTTTTCGGCCAGGCCGAAAGTCCAGAACTTCGGTTCGGTGGTGAAGTTCTGGGAGTATGCCTTGATCCCCTTTATGTCGTCGCGTATCGTGTCGAAGCTGATGGTCAGGAGCCGGAACTTGTCCCCATATTTCTTGCGCGCCTCTTTTGCGGCGGCGGCCATGTTCTGGTTTATGGTGGGGCAGATGTGCGGGCAGGAGGTGAAAATGAACGCCACGAACACCGGCCTGTCGAAAAACTCCTTGAGCTTCACCTTTTTTCCGTCCTGGTTGATGAACGAAAGATTCCCATCGATTGTGGACCCGATTTTCGCGTCC includes:
- a CDS encoding SCO family protein — encoded protein: MIVTVLLIPSTYFTKASAQGGHEGHMAHGDHGDHADHGGHQALSDDEIKKRMMKWIPGADAKIGSTIDGNLSFINQDGKKVKLKEFFDRPVFVAFIFTSCPHICPTINQNMAAAAKEARKKYGDKFRLLTISFDTIRDDIKGIKAYSQNFTTEPKFWTFGLAEKESVDKLTAAFGFSFLPSEQDIWSHITMVTVVDKGGVITKQIYGTKVDSQEFSDALGAMLGKK